A genomic window from Xenorhabdus cabanillasii includes:
- the recF gene encoding DNA replication/repair protein RecF (All proteins in this family for which functions are known are DNA-binding proteins that assist the filamentation of RecA onto DNA for the initiation of recombination or recombinational repair.), which translates to MILSRLLIRDFRNIANADLPLATGFNFLVGPNGSGKTSVLESIYTLGHGRAFRSIQAGRVIRHDCEEFILHGRLEQQSHERTLSVGLSKNRQGDSKVRIDGSDGHKIAELAKMLPMQLITPEGFTLLNGGPKYRRAFIDWGCFHNEPRFFTAWVNLKRLLKQRNAALRQITRYNQIQHWDHELAPLATQISQWRAEYIAGIAEDIEKTCKQFLPEFTLSISFQQGWDKESEYAELLARQFERDKALTYTASGPHKADLRIRADGISVEDMLSRGQLKLLMCALRLAQGEYFTRQSGQKCLYLLDDFASELDAGRRNLLAERLKSTQAQVFVSAITPEQVADMIDVNSRMFRVEHGKIEVQPQD; encoded by the coding sequence ATGATTCTCTCGCGTCTGTTGATCCGCGATTTTCGTAATATCGCAAATGCCGATTTGCCGTTGGCAACGGGATTTAATTTTCTTGTCGGGCCAAATGGCAGCGGCAAAACGAGTGTATTGGAATCCATTTACACATTGGGCCATGGACGCGCTTTTCGCAGTATTCAGGCGGGGAGAGTGATCCGTCATGATTGTGAGGAGTTCATTCTTCATGGGAGGCTGGAGCAACAGTCCCATGAGCGAACTCTGTCGGTTGGATTAAGCAAAAACCGTCAGGGTGACAGCAAAGTCAGAATTGATGGCAGTGATGGGCATAAAATTGCCGAGCTGGCAAAAATGCTGCCAATGCAACTTATCACACCAGAAGGTTTTACGCTGTTAAATGGTGGCCCGAAATACCGCCGTGCTTTTATTGATTGGGGTTGTTTTCATAATGAACCGCGTTTTTTTACTGCCTGGGTCAACCTGAAAAGGCTGCTAAAACAACGAAATGCGGCATTACGGCAGATAACCCGTTATAACCAGATCCAGCACTGGGATCATGAGCTTGCACCGCTTGCGACCCAGATAAGCCAATGGCGGGCTGAATATATTGCAGGTATTGCCGAAGATATTGAAAAAACCTGCAAACAGTTTTTACCTGAGTTCACTCTCAGTATCTCTTTCCAACAAGGCTGGGATAAAGAGAGTGAATATGCAGAACTGCTCGCGCGGCAGTTTGAGCGCGACAAAGCATTAACCTATACCGCATCCGGCCCCCACAAAGCCGATCTGCGGATCAGGGCAGACGGCATATCTGTGGAAGATATGCTCTCACGTGGTCAGCTTAAGTTACTGATGTGTGCCCTGAGGTTAGCACAGGGTGAATATTTCACCCGACAGAGCGGGCAAAAATGCCTGTATCTGCTTGATGATTTTGCCTCTGAATTGGATGCCGGTCGTCGTAATTTATTAGCCGAGCGTCTGAAATCTACGCAAGCCCAGGTGTTTGTCAGTGCAATAACTCCTGAGCAAGTTGCAGACATGATTGATGTAAATAGCAGGATGTTTCGCGTAGAACATGGCAAAATAGAGGTTCAACCACAGGATTAA
- the dnaN gene encoding DNA polymerase III subunit beta: protein MKFIIEREQLLKPLQQVSSPLGGRPTLPILGNLLLQVTDGSLLLTGTDLEMEMKARVALTQPHEEGATTIPARKFFDIWRGLPDGAEISVELDGDRILVRSGRSRFSLSTLPASDFPNLDDWQSEVEFSLPQATLKRLIESTQFSMAHQDVRYYLNGMLFETEGEELRTVATDGHRLAVCSMNIGQSLPSHSVIVPRKGVIELMRLLDGGDTPLQLRIGSNNIRAHVGDFIFTSKLVDGRFPDYRRVLPKNPDKTLEANCDMLKQAFSRAAILSNEKFRGVRIYLSENQLRITANNPEQEEAEEIVDVNYHGAEMEIGFNVSYVLDVLNALKCEQVSLLLTDTTSSVKIENSASQAATYVVMPMRL, encoded by the coding sequence ATGAAATTTATCATTGAACGTGAGCAATTATTAAAACCCTTGCAACAGGTCAGCAGCCCTTTAGGTGGCCGCCCTACCCTGCCTATTTTAGGCAATTTATTGTTGCAGGTGACGGACGGCTCCCTGTTACTGACAGGTACAGATTTAGAGATGGAAATGAAGGCTCGGGTAGCACTCACTCAGCCACATGAAGAGGGAGCAACCACCATTCCCGCGCGTAAATTCTTTGATATCTGGCGTGGATTGCCTGATGGAGCGGAAATCAGCGTTGAGCTGGATGGTGACCGTATTCTGGTTCGCTCCGGACGCAGCCGTTTTTCACTTTCCACCCTGCCTGCATCCGATTTCCCCAATCTGGATGACTGGCAAAGCGAAGTTGAATTCTCATTACCACAAGCAACATTAAAACGTCTGATTGAGTCTACTCAATTCTCAATGGCACATCAGGATGTCCGCTATTATTTGAACGGTATGCTGTTCGAAACTGAAGGGGAAGAACTGCGTACTGTTGCTACAGATGGCCATCGTCTGGCGGTCTGTTCAATGAATATTGGCCAGAGTTTACCTTCACACTCAGTGATTGTCCCTCGTAAGGGTGTCATTGAATTAATGCGATTACTGGATGGTGGAGATACCCCACTCCAATTGCGGATCGGCAGCAACAATATTCGCGCCCACGTTGGTGACTTTATATTTACCTCAAAACTGGTTGATGGACGTTTCCCTGATTATCGTCGTGTCCTGCCCAAGAATCCTGATAAAACACTGGAAGCAAATTGTGACATGCTTAAACAGGCATTTTCACGGGCGGCGATTTTATCCAACGAAAAATTCCGTGGTGTTCGCATTTACCTGAGTGAAAACCAGCTCCGAATTACCGCAAATAACCCGGAACAAGAAGAAGCAGAAGAGATCGTCGACGTCAATTATCACGGCGCTGAAATGGAAATTGGCTTCAATGTCAGTTACGTATTGGATGTCCTCAACGCATTAAAATGCGAGCAAGTCAGTTTACTGCTGACGGATACCACATCCAGTGTAAAAATAGAGAATTCAGCCAGTCAGGCAGCGACTTATGTCGTGATGCCAATGCGTCTGTAA